The proteins below come from a single Fodinicola acaciae genomic window:
- a CDS encoding ArsR/SmtB family transcription factor, with translation MGFVEEPVYAQLARIGKAVSSPVRLRLLDLLDQHELSVEQLAEEAGVGLKNTSAQLQHLRAAHLITARKDGNRVLYRLADPDVSVFLGHLQDFAAGRLADLRDAVADLLGEPGEWQPVTAEELRGRLEDVVVVDVRSPAAYAEWHIPGAISIPGSKIVDRIDELPKGRDIVAYCSGPYCVASPKAVRQLRDHGRRARTLAGGATRWRRSGQPVEA, from the coding sequence ATGGGATTCGTGGAGGAGCCGGTGTACGCGCAGCTCGCGCGGATCGGCAAGGCGGTGTCCTCGCCGGTACGCCTGCGCCTGCTCGACCTGCTTGACCAGCACGAACTCAGCGTCGAGCAGTTGGCCGAGGAGGCCGGCGTGGGGTTGAAGAACACCTCCGCCCAGCTCCAGCACCTGCGCGCTGCGCACTTGATCACCGCGCGCAAGGACGGCAATCGCGTGCTCTATCGGCTGGCCGATCCGGACGTGTCGGTCTTCCTCGGCCACCTCCAGGACTTCGCCGCCGGCCGGCTGGCCGACCTGCGCGACGCGGTCGCCGATCTGCTCGGCGAGCCGGGCGAGTGGCAGCCGGTCACCGCGGAGGAACTGCGCGGTCGCCTCGAGGACGTCGTGGTCGTGGACGTACGCTCGCCCGCCGCGTATGCCGAATGGCACATCCCTGGCGCGATTTCCATCCCTGGCAGCAAAATCGTCGACCGCATCGACGAACTGCCGAAAGGAAGGGACATCGTGGCCTATTGCTCCGGTCCGTACTGTGTCGCCTCACCGAAAGCCGTCCGTCAGCTGCGAGATCACGGCCGGCGAGCTCGCACTCTCGCCGGCGGTGCCACCCGTTGGCGCCGCAGCGGTCAACCCGTCGAAGCGTAG
- a CDS encoding type II toxin-antitoxin system Phd/YefM family antitoxin has translation MAAEEISQRDLRNRSGEIMDAIEQGQEFVVTRNGKPIGELIPLRRQRTVTREQFAAMSVNAAYVDADRFRADLDAAVDNDVRDPYAG, from the coding sequence ATGGCGGCCGAAGAGATCAGCCAGCGCGACCTGCGCAACAGATCGGGAGAGATCATGGACGCCATCGAGCAGGGACAGGAGTTTGTCGTGACGCGTAACGGTAAGCCGATCGGCGAGCTGATCCCGCTGCGCCGCCAGCGGACGGTCACCAGAGAGCAGTTCGCCGCGATGTCGGTGAACGCGGCGTACGTCGACGCCGACCGGTTCCGCGCCGACCTGGACGCGGCGGTCGACAATGACGTGCGCGATCCGTATGCCGGCTGA
- a CDS encoding VOC family protein: MRVVAFDHLVLVVADVERSLDFYLDKLGLEPVRVDEWRDGKVPFPSVRVSPSTIIDIVKGERSESNVDHFCLVVEPLDWQDVVDSGTFTVVDGPGPRFGARGTAQSLYVQDPDKNTIELRYYPA, from the coding sequence ATGCGCGTCGTTGCTTTCGATCATCTCGTGCTCGTTGTCGCCGATGTCGAACGTTCTTTGGACTTCTATCTCGACAAACTCGGTCTTGAGCCGGTACGCGTGGACGAGTGGCGCGACGGCAAGGTGCCGTTTCCGTCCGTACGCGTGAGCCCGTCGACGATTATCGACATCGTCAAGGGCGAGCGGTCGGAGTCCAATGTGGACCATTTCTGCCTGGTCGTGGAACCGCTGGACTGGCAGGACGTTGTGGACTCCGGCACCTTCACGGTCGTCGACGGCCCCGGTCCGCGCTTTGGCGCGCGCGGCACGGCGCAGTCGCTTTACGTGCAGGATCCTGACAAAAACACCATCGAGCTGCGCTATTATCCCGCTTGA
- a CDS encoding type II toxin-antitoxin system VapC family toxin, which produces MPAERSGLLDTNVLILRRRIDHADLPDTMSISAVTLAELSAGPHHTDDPEERSKRLDVLQRAEAEFDPLPFDTEAARAFGRVVAAVLAAGRRPRGRMTDLMIASVAVAHRLPIYTTNPADFAGLDKLLTVVPVSCR; this is translated from the coding sequence ATGCCGGCTGAGCGCAGCGGCCTGCTGGACACCAACGTCCTGATCCTGCGGCGGCGGATCGACCACGCCGACCTGCCGGACACGATGTCGATCAGCGCGGTCACCCTCGCCGAGCTTTCCGCCGGACCGCACCACACGGACGATCCGGAGGAGCGGTCCAAGCGGCTGGATGTGTTGCAGCGCGCCGAAGCCGAGTTTGACCCGCTGCCGTTCGACACCGAGGCCGCGCGCGCTTTCGGCCGTGTCGTCGCCGCGGTGCTCGCCGCCGGACGCCGGCCGCGCGGACGGATGACCGATCTGATGATCGCGAGTGTCGCCGTCGCGCATCGGCTTCCGATCTATACGACCAATCCAGCCGACTTCGCCGGACTCGACAAGCTGTTGACCGTCGTGCCGGTCAGCTGCCGCTAG